The following are encoded together in the Deinococcus soli (ex Cha et al. 2016) genome:
- a CDS encoding DNA topoisomerase IB, translating into MTSRTELLAGEYLRREGSDPKKFRYFWPDGTPYKDRAGIERIARLAVPPAYGDVYVSPDPDAELQAFGRDAAGRLQYRYHPDFVQAGALKKWQRLTRFAGALGTLKTVTAGDLRAQGLPPRKVTALMTRLLHVARFRVGSDIYAQQHKTYGLSTLRQRHVQVGGNIVTFHFKGKHGITQHKATTDRTLATNITRLLDLPGPWLFQTTDAEGARRRVRSGELNAYLKEVIGPFTAKDFRTWGGTLLAAEYLAEAGVADTEKQARQTLVDCVKYVAADLGNTPAVTRSSYICPVIFDRYLEGKILDDYEPRATKGESDLDGLTRSEAALKRLLESEKTLRTRRKKAA; encoded by the coding sequence ATGACCTCCCGCACCGAACTCCTCGCCGGGGAGTACCTGCGCCGCGAAGGCAGCGACCCCAAAAAATTCAGGTACTTCTGGCCGGACGGCACGCCATACAAGGACAGGGCGGGCATCGAACGCATCGCCAGGCTCGCCGTCCCCCCCGCCTACGGGGACGTGTACGTCAGCCCCGACCCGGACGCCGAACTCCAGGCCTTCGGCCGCGACGCCGCCGGACGCCTCCAGTACCGCTACCACCCGGACTTCGTGCAGGCGGGCGCGCTGAAAAAATGGCAGCGCCTCACCCGCTTCGCCGGGGCGCTCGGCACCCTCAAGACCGTCACCGCCGGTGACCTGCGCGCCCAGGGCCTGCCCCCCCGCAAGGTCACGGCCCTCATGACCCGCCTGCTGCACGTCGCCCGCTTCCGCGTCGGCAGCGACATCTACGCCCAGCAGCACAAGACCTACGGCCTCAGCACCCTGCGCCAGCGGCACGTACAGGTGGGCGGGAACATCGTCACCTTCCACTTCAAGGGCAAGCACGGCATCACGCAGCACAAGGCCACCACCGACCGCACCCTCGCCACGAACATCACCCGCCTGCTCGACCTCCCCGGCCCCTGGCTGTTCCAGACCACAGATGCCGAAGGTGCGCGTAGGCGCGTCCGCAGCGGCGAACTCAACGCGTACCTCAAGGAAGTCATCGGCCCCTTCACCGCCAAAGACTTCCGCACCTGGGGCGGCACCCTCCTCGCCGCCGAATACCTCGCCGAAGCGGGCGTCGCCGACACCGAAAAACAGGCCCGGCAGACCCTCGTCGACTGCGTCAAATACGTCGCCGCCGACCTGGGCAACACGCCCGCCGTCACCCGCAGCAGCTACATCTGCCCCGTCATCTTCGACCGTTACCTGGAAGGCAAGATCCTCGACGACTACGAACCCCGCGCCACGAAAGGCGAGAGCGACCTCGACGGCCTGACCCGCAGCGAAGCCGCCCTGAAACGCCTGCTGGAAAGCGAGAAGACCCTCAGGACACGGCGGAAGAAAGCGGCGTAA
- a CDS encoding GNAT family N-acetyltransferase, whose amino-acid sequence MLHLRPMDAGAFTRFLARAVPEYAAEKVRSGQWSPGEAQARSEREFRELLPQGPDTPDNVLYILHDPHEDADVGVLWYALQRTALATTAFIYEVEVFEPYRRRGYATQAFTLLETDAAARGATRIGLHVFGHNTAARALYEKLGYHATNINMRKDLR is encoded by the coding sequence ATGCTGCACCTCAGACCGATGGACGCCGGTGCCTTCACCCGCTTCCTGGCCCGCGCCGTTCCCGAGTACGCCGCCGAGAAGGTGAGGAGCGGCCAGTGGAGCCCCGGCGAGGCCCAGGCGCGCAGCGAACGCGAATTCCGGGAGTTGCTTCCCCAGGGGCCGGACACGCCCGACAACGTCCTGTACATCCTGCACGACCCGCACGAGGACGCGGACGTCGGCGTCCTCTGGTACGCCCTCCAGCGCACCGCCCTCGCCACCACCGCCTTCATCTACGAGGTTGAGGTGTTCGAACCGTACCGCAGGCGCGGGTACGCCACGCAGGCCTTCACCCTCCTCGAAACCGACGCCGCCGCGCGCGGCGCCACCCGCATCGGCCTGCACGTCTTCGGGCACAACACAGCCGCCCGCGCCCTGTACGAGAAACTCGGGTACCACGCCACCAACATCAACATGCGCAAGGACCTGAGGTAG
- a CDS encoding IS4 family transposase: MVTARSVNQSDLCAHLPGASSLDAKKRRVERGCRDPQLTGPVFLAFLLALLPPGKLLLSMDRTTWERGELPLNLLVLGVVVHGYTVPLVWTALDHDGNSGPVRRIQLVSRLLKALPAGRWKGLVADREFIGGEWFRFLRRKGIKRAIRIRKNAVVDELRVDTWFGDLQVGEVRCLAERANVYGEVMQVVATRSPAGDLVAIATDFSVWDTCVLYRARWSVECTFASLKVRGFDVERTGITRPDRLERLFGLVVLAWISCLRVGVWLQAQVPVKVKAHGRAAMSLVRYGAERLCHALRWNLPE; this comes from the coding sequence ATGGTGACCGCGAGGAGCGTGAACCAGAGTGACCTGTGCGCCCACCTGCCTGGGGCAAGCTCCCTCGACGCGAAGAAACGCCGGGTGGAACGAGGATGTCGGGATCCCCAGCTGACCGGACCGGTGTTCCTGGCCTTCCTGCTGGCCCTGCTGCCCCCTGGGAAACTGCTGCTCAGCATGGACCGGACGACCTGGGAGCGTGGCGAGTTGCCCCTGAACCTCTTGGTCCTCGGCGTTGTGGTGCACGGGTACACGGTGCCGCTCGTCTGGACCGCTCTCGATCACGACGGCAACAGCGGCCCGGTCCGGCGCATCCAATTGGTCTCACGACTCCTGAAGGCCCTTCCAGCGGGCCGCTGGAAGGGCCTGGTCGCTGACCGGGAGTTCATCGGTGGGGAGTGGTTCCGCTTCCTGAGGCGCAAGGGCATCAAACGGGCCATCCGCATCCGGAAGAACGCCGTCGTGGACGAGCTGCGCGTGGACACGTGGTTTGGAGATCTGCAGGTCGGGGAGGTGCGGTGCCTCGCCGAGCGGGCCAACGTCTACGGTGAGGTGATGCAGGTCGTGGCCACCAGGTCCCCCGCAGGGGACCTGGTGGCCATTGCCACGGATTTCAGCGTGTGGGACACCTGCGTGCTGTACCGGGCTCGCTGGTCGGTGGAGTGCACGTTTGCGAGCCTCAAGGTCCGCGGGTTCGATGTGGAGCGGACCGGCATCACCCGCCCGGACCGGCTGGAACGTCTGTTCGGGCTGGTCGTCCTGGCCTGGATCAGCTGCCTCCGGGTGGGCGTGTGGCTCCAGGCGCAGGTTCCGGTCAAGGTGAAGGCTCATGGCCGGGCGGCCATGAGCCTCGTGCGGTACGGCGCGGAGCGGCTGTGCCATGCCCTGCGGTGGAATCTCCCCGAGTGA
- the ung gene encoding uracil-DNA glycosylase has product MLGGTQLVWFKKDLRVHDHAPLARAAERGPVLPVFIYEPEQLTYEEFAGHHLTYLNESLRELDASLRALGTPLVVRVGEAVAVLDELREAHGVTAVWAHEETGNGVSFQRDRRVRAWARARGLPLTELPQNGVIRRMRNRDGWAATWEERLGAPQVAAPAQLSGVDADPGGLRTHAELGVPASAKTIPPGGRAAALDTLDSFLTARGVNYMREMSSPLSAERSCSRLSAPLAFGTLSLREVLQATRQRLATVKGDPEADPRWVRSLRSYESRLHWHCHFLQRLESQPDMEFRTLNRALDGLREHEWTPDFFDRWQAGQTGYPLIDACMRMLRETGWLNFRMRALLVSFATQHLWLHWRQPGLFLAREWLDNEPGIHWSQMQMQSSTVGINRVRIYSPTRQAREQDPDGVFLRRWLPELADVPTDFIHAPWEWSGAGRLSYPPPIVNEHEAGRRARARISAARASPAFEAEAHRIYAKHGSRKKADLRAERKAQGLPDKPPPPRRPAAVKRNIMSDQPDLFGLAPAAPKAVLPAGLPADWQQALHGEFSAPYFHELKDFLVQERRAGNVFPPAPDVFNALRFTPLEDVKVLILGQDPYHRPGQAHGLSFSVRPGVTIPPSLRNIYKELTADLPGFTPPRHGYLKAWAEQGILLLNAVLTVREGQANSHANKGWEHFTDAVIRAVNDKPDRVVFVLWGAYARKKKKLITAPQHVIIESAHPSPLSEAKFFGSRPFSQVNAALEEAGLTPIDWQLPMQAEE; this is encoded by the coding sequence ATGCTCGGCGGCACCCAACTCGTGTGGTTCAAGAAGGACCTGCGCGTGCACGATCACGCGCCGCTCGCGCGGGCCGCGGAGCGTGGGCCGGTCCTGCCGGTGTTCATCTACGAGCCCGAGCAGCTGACGTACGAGGAGTTCGCCGGGCACCACCTGACGTACCTGAACGAGTCCCTGCGGGAACTGGACGCCAGCCTGCGCGCGCTGGGCACCCCGCTGGTCGTGCGGGTGGGCGAGGCGGTGGCTGTCCTCGACGAGCTGCGCGAAGCCCACGGCGTGACGGCCGTGTGGGCGCACGAGGAGACCGGCAACGGCGTGAGTTTTCAGCGCGACCGCCGGGTGCGGGCCTGGGCGCGGGCGCGCGGGCTGCCCCTGACGGAACTGCCGCAGAACGGCGTGATCCGCCGCATGAGGAACCGCGACGGCTGGGCCGCCACCTGGGAGGAACGGCTGGGTGCCCCGCAGGTCGCCGCGCCCGCGCAGCTGAGCGGCGTGGACGCCGACCCCGGCGGCCTGCGGACCCACGCCGAACTGGGCGTGCCCGCCAGCGCGAAGACCATCCCGCCGGGGGGCCGCGCCGCCGCGCTGGACACCCTCGACTCGTTCCTGACGGCGCGCGGCGTGAACTACATGCGCGAGATGAGCAGCCCCCTGAGCGCCGAGAGGAGCTGCTCGCGCCTGAGTGCGCCACTGGCGTTCGGGACCCTCTCGCTGCGGGAGGTGCTTCAGGCGACCCGGCAGCGCCTCGCGACCGTCAAGGGTGACCCCGAGGCCGACCCGCGCTGGGTGCGGTCCCTGCGCTCGTACGAGTCGCGGCTGCACTGGCACTGCCATTTTCTACAGCGCCTGGAAAGCCAGCCGGACATGGAATTCCGCACCCTGAACCGCGCCCTGGACGGCCTGCGCGAGCACGAGTGGACCCCGGACTTCTTCGACCGCTGGCAGGCCGGGCAGACCGGCTACCCCCTGATCGACGCCTGCATGCGCATGCTGCGGGAAACCGGCTGGCTGAATTTCCGCATGCGCGCCCTGCTCGTCAGTTTCGCCACGCAGCACCTCTGGCTCCACTGGCGCCAGCCGGGGCTGTTCCTGGCGCGCGAGTGGCTGGACAACGAACCCGGCATCCACTGGTCCCAGATGCAGATGCAGAGCAGTACGGTCGGCATCAACCGCGTGCGCATCTACTCCCCGACCCGGCAGGCGCGCGAACAGGACCCGGACGGGGTGTTCCTGCGGCGCTGGCTGCCGGAACTCGCGGACGTCCCCACCGACTTCATCCACGCGCCCTGGGAGTGGAGCGGCGCCGGACGCCTGAGCTACCCGCCGCCCATCGTGAACGAACACGAGGCCGGACGCCGCGCCCGCGCCCGCATCAGCGCCGCCCGCGCCAGCCCGGCATTCGAGGCCGAGGCCCACCGCATCTACGCGAAACACGGCAGCCGCAAGAAGGCGGACCTGCGCGCCGAAAGGAAAGCTCAGGGTCTGCCCGACAAACCCCCACCCCCCCGGCGGCCCGCTGCCGTAAAAAGGAACATCATGAGTGATCAACCCGATCTGTTCGGCCTGGCTCCGGCCGCCCCGAAGGCCGTCCTGCCCGCTGGCCTCCCCGCCGACTGGCAGCAGGCCCTGCACGGCGAATTCAGCGCCCCGTACTTCCACGAGCTGAAGGACTTCCTGGTGCAGGAACGCCGCGCGGGCAACGTGTTCCCGCCCGCGCCGGACGTGTTCAATGCGCTACGCTTCACGCCGCTGGAGGACGTGAAGGTGCTGATCCTGGGCCAGGACCCCTACCACCGCCCCGGTCAGGCACACGGCCTGAGCTTCAGCGTCCGCCCCGGCGTGACCATCCCCCCCAGCCTGCGCAACATCTACAAGGAACTGACCGCCGACCTGCCCGGCTTCACCCCACCCCGCCACGGATACCTGAAGGCCTGGGCCGAGCAGGGCATCCTGCTGCTGAACGCCGTCCTGACCGTCCGCGAGGGGCAGGCGAACAGCCACGCCAACAAGGGCTGGGAGCACTTCACGGACGCCGTCATCCGCGCCGTGAACGACAAGCCCGACCGGGTCGTGTTCGTCCTGTGGGGCGCGTACGCCCGCAAGAAGAAGAAACTCATCACCGCGCCCCAGCACGTCATCATCGAGTCCGCGCACCCCAGCCCCCTGAGCGAGGCGAAATTCTTCGGCAGCCGCCCCTTCAGTCAGGTGAACGCCGCGCTTGAGGAGGCGGGTCTCACGCCCATCGACTGGCAACTGCCCATGCAGGCCGAAGAATGA